The following coding sequences lie in one Kingella potus genomic window:
- the rpsA gene encoding 30S ribosomal protein S1, with amino-acid sequence MCRPPAGRARRFPNPKPRVPGNAKKDLANMENFAQLLEEYSAVQEMNQGEVITAEVVAIEDKFVIVNAGLKSESLIDINEFKNMQGEVEVKVGDFVTVTIESVENGFGETKLSREKAKRAADWIALEEAMENGDILSGLISGKVKGGLTVMINSIRAFLPGSLLDVRPIKDTSHFEGKEIEFKVIKLDKKRNNVVVSRRAVLEATLGEERKALLENLQEGTVVKGVVKNITDYGAFVDLGGIDGLLHITDLAWRRVKHPSEVLEVGQEVEAKVLKFDQDKQRVSLGVKQLGEDPWNGLARRYPQGTRLFGKVSNLTDYGAFVEIEQGIEGLVHVSEMDWTNKNVHPSKVVQLGDEAEVMILEIDEDRRRISLGMKQCQANPWEDFAANYNKGDKIKGAVKSITDFGVFVGLAGNIDGLVHLSDLSWSETGEEAVRKYKKGEEVEAVVLAIDVEKERISLGIKQLEGDPFGNFISVNDKGSLVKGTVKSVEAKGAVIALAEEVEGYLPASEFAADRVEDLTTKLKEGDAVEAVVITVDRKNRSIKLSVKAKDAKENREALNSVNAAATANAGTTSLGDLLKAKLSGNQE; translated from the coding sequence ATGTGTCGGCCGCCCGCCGGGAGGGCGCGCCGCTTCCCCAACCCCAAACCCCGCGTGCCCGGCAACGCAAAGAAAGATTTAGCAAATATGGAAAATTTTGCCCAGTTGTTGGAAGAGTACTCCGCCGTTCAGGAAATGAACCAGGGAGAAGTGATTACCGCCGAAGTGGTGGCCATTGAAGACAAATTCGTCATCGTCAATGCCGGCCTGAAATCGGAATCGCTGATTGACATCAACGAGTTCAAAAATATGCAAGGCGAAGTGGAAGTCAAAGTAGGCGACTTCGTTACCGTTACTATCGAATCCGTGGAAAACGGCTTCGGCGAAACCAAACTCTCGCGCGAAAAAGCCAAACGTGCCGCCGACTGGATTGCTTTGGAAGAAGCTATGGAAAACGGCGACATCCTCTCCGGCCTGATTAGCGGCAAAGTCAAAGGCGGCCTCACCGTGATGATCAACAGCATCCGCGCCTTCCTGCCCGGCTCGCTCTTGGATGTCCGCCCGATTAAAGATACCTCGCACTTTGAAGGCAAAGAAATCGAATTCAAAGTCATCAAGTTGGATAAAAAACGCAACAACGTCGTTGTTTCCCGCCGCGCCGTTCTCGAAGCCACTTTGGGCGAAGAACGCAAAGCTCTGCTGGAAAACCTGCAGGAAGGTACGGTAGTCAAAGGCGTGGTGAAAAACATTACCGACTATGGTGCATTCGTCGATTTGGGCGGCATCGACGGCCTGCTGCACATTACCGACCTGGCATGGCGCCGTGTGAAACACCCGAGCGAAGTGCTGGAAGTCGGTCAGGAAGTGGAAGCCAAAGTTCTGAAATTCGACCAGGACAAACAGCGCGTCTCCCTCGGCGTGAAACAACTGGGCGAAGATCCTTGGAACGGCCTTGCCCGCCGCTACCCGCAGGGTACCCGCCTGTTCGGCAAAGTGTCCAACCTGACCGACTACGGCGCGTTTGTCGAAATCGAACAGGGCATCGAAGGTTTGGTGCACGTTTCCGAAATGGACTGGACCAACAAAAACGTCCATCCGAGCAAAGTCGTCCAATTGGGCGACGAAGCCGAAGTGATGATTCTGGAAATCGACGAAGACCGCCGCCGCATCAGCCTGGGCATGAAACAGTGCCAGGCCAATCCGTGGGAAGATTTCGCCGCCAACTATAACAAAGGCGACAAAATCAAAGGTGCGGTCAAATCCATTACCGATTTCGGCGTGTTCGTCGGCCTGGCCGGCAATATCGACGGTTTGGTACACCTTTCCGACCTTTCTTGGAGCGAAACCGGCGAAGAAGCCGTACGCAAATACAAAAAAGGCGAGGAAGTGGAAGCTGTCGTGTTGGCCATCGATGTCGAAAAAGAACGCATTTCCCTGGGCATCAAACAGCTCGAGGGCGATCCGTTCGGCAACTTCATCAGCGTCAACGACAAAGGTTCGCTGGTAAAAGGCACGGTGAAATCCGTGGAAGCCAAAGGCGCGGTTATCGCCTTGGCTGAGGAAGTGGAAGGCTACCTGCCTGCTTCCGAATTTGCCGCCGACCGCGTGGAAGATCTGACTACCAAGCTGAAAGAAGGCGACGCAGTGGAAGCGGTTGTGATTACCGTCGACCGTAAAAACCGCAGCATCAAGCTGTCGGTCAAAGCGAAAGACGCTAAAGAAAACCGCGAAGCCCTGAATTCCGTCAATGCCGCAGCTACTGCCAATGCCGGTACCACCAGCCTGGGCGATCTGCTGAAAGCCAAACTGTCCGGCAATCAGGAATAA
- the cmk gene encoding (d)CMP kinase, translating into MADVIAIDGPSASGKGTVASRVAEAFGMDYLDSGALYRLTALYAQRQGAAWSDGTAVAVLAANLPAEFADGKILLDGEDVGAEIRSEAVGMGASEVARHPEVRTALLQRQRDFQTASGLVADGRDMGSVVFPDAVLKIFLTASAQIRAQRRAAQLGLPCEGAAFERILSDIEARDEADRCREAAPLKQLPDALLLDTSDMGIEEAVKKVIDWYEQKQK; encoded by the coding sequence ATGGCAGACGTAATCGCAATCGACGGCCCGAGCGCGTCGGGAAAAGGTACGGTGGCTTCGCGCGTGGCGGAGGCTTTTGGTATGGACTATTTGGATTCGGGCGCACTGTACCGTTTGACCGCGCTTTATGCGCAGCGGCAGGGTGCGGCATGGTCGGATGGAACTGCGGTGGCGGTTTTGGCGGCAAACCTGCCTGCGGAATTTGCGGACGGAAAAATACTGCTGGACGGCGAAGACGTGGGCGCGGAAATCCGCAGCGAGGCAGTCGGCATGGGTGCGTCGGAAGTGGCGCGGCATCCGGAAGTGCGTACCGCGCTGCTGCAACGCCAGCGTGATTTTCAGACGGCCTCCGGGCTGGTGGCCGACGGGCGCGATATGGGTTCCGTGGTGTTTCCCGATGCCGTACTCAAAATATTCCTGACCGCTTCGGCGCAGATAAGGGCGCAACGCCGCGCCGCGCAGCTCGGCCTGCCGTGCGAAGGTGCGGCGTTTGAGCGCATTTTGTCGGACATCGAAGCCCGCGACGAGGCCGACCGCTGCCGCGAGGCCGCACCGCTCAAACAACTCCCCGACGCGCTGCTGCTGGATACCTCGGATATGGGTATCGAAGAAGCAGTAAAAAAAGTGATTGATTGGTATGAACAAAAACAAAAGTAA
- a CDS encoding integration host factor subunit beta, whose product MTKSELMARLAEVFADKHPLSPLMSKDVEYSVKVLVDTMTRSLARGQRIEIRGFGSFDLNHRPARQGRNPKTGDKVDVPEKHVPHFKPGKELRERVDQSAAV is encoded by the coding sequence ATGACCAAATCAGAGTTAATGGCTCGTTTGGCCGAAGTTTTTGCCGACAAGCATCCTTTGTCGCCGCTGATGTCGAAAGATGTCGAATACAGCGTCAAGGTGCTGGTGGATACGATGACCCGTTCGCTGGCACGCGGACAGCGTATCGAAATCAGAGGCTTCGGCAGTTTCGATTTGAACCACCGCCCCGCGCGGCAGGGCCGCAACCCGAAAACGGGCGACAAAGTGGATGTGCCGGAAAAACACGTTCCGCACTTTAAGCCCGGCAAAGAGCTGCGCGAGCGTGTCGATCAGTCGGCTGCCGTCTGA